DNA sequence from the Alkaliphilus metalliredigens QYMF genome:
TATTAATCCATAGAGAATTTTCAAATCCATTCCCTGCGAAATTGGTAATCGAAACGAATCGGGCAGAACGACCAACGCTGCCAGGCACTTAACTTATCCAGGCACTTAACTTATTAAGAGTAGAACACTTTATTAGTCACATTTCGGAGATAATGAAGTGTTCTTTTTATTGTGCAATATCCTCAGATAATTGAAAAATCTCACTATGTAGGATATAATTAATCCACAAAATATATTGATGAAAGTAAGAGGAGTAGAGGAATAGATGAATCCAATAATCGAGGTTAAAAATTTTACTAAAAAATACGGGGACTTTATCGCTGTAAATGACATTTCTTTTGATGTGGAGGAGGGGACTATCTTTGCTTTTCTAGGACCAAATGGTGCTGGAAAGAGTACAACGATAAATACATTATGTACAATATTTGAAAAGACATCAGGAAGCCTTGTAATTGATGGAAAAGATGTGACTACACAAAAAAGTGAAGTCAGATCTACGATTGGTGTTGTGTTCCAAGATTCAACCTTAGATTCAAAAATGACAATTGATGAAAACCTTAAAATGCACTGTGTTTTTTATAATGTCCCTAAAAAAGAAGTTGAAGAACGTATACAGTTTGTCTTGAACTTAGTTGATTTATTAGGCGAAAGAAATAAATTAGTTGGGGCGCTATCAGGTGGCATGAAACGCCGTGTAGAAATTGCCCGTGGACTCATACACTTTCCAAAGGTTTTATTTCTTGATGAACCGACAACAGGGCTGGATCCACAAACTCGGTCTCATATTTGGGAATATATCATGAAACTTCAAAAGGAAAGAAATATTACAATCTTTCTCACGACACATTATATGGAAGAAGCGGAAATATGCAATAAGATTGCGATAATCGATGGTGGAATCATCGTCGCTCATGATA
Encoded proteins:
- a CDS encoding ABC transporter ATP-binding protein, whose protein sequence is MNPIIEVKNFTKKYGDFIAVNDISFDVEEGTIFAFLGPNGAGKSTTINTLCTIFEKTSGSLVIDGKDVTTQKSEVRSTIGVVFQDSTLDSKMTIDENLKMHCVFYNVPKKEVEERIQFVLNLVDLLGERNKLVGALSGGMKRRVEIARGLIHFPKVLFLDEPTTGLDPQTRSHIWEYIMKLQKERNITIFLTTHYMEEAEICNKIAIIDGGIIVAHDTPYALKKEFTKDKAYITTEKGPELEQLLAQYELQYVKKEGYYKVDAEKTDLLLQVLSLQKEDITDIEIKKGTFNDVFLEITGKKIREDA